A region of Candidatus Methylomirabilota bacterium DNA encodes the following proteins:
- a CDS encoding TIGR00730 family Rossman fold protein: MKRVCVFCGSAEGARPVYAEAARDLGAELVRRGLGLVYGGGSVGLMGALADAVLAAGGEVVGVIPGPLATRELAHPGLSELRVVPTMHERKATMARLSDAFVALPGGLGTFEETLEVLTWAQLGIHAKPVGALDVQGYWDGLRRMLAHAVEEGFVRPEYAALLLWGRTPVELLDRLAAWRPPEFTRAWLRPSQT, encoded by the coding sequence GTGAAGCGCGTCTGCGTCTTCTGCGGCTCCGCGGAGGGCGCGCGCCCGGTGTACGCGGAGGCCGCGCGCGACCTCGGCGCCGAGCTGGTGCGGCGCGGGCTCGGCCTCGTGTACGGCGGCGGCTCGGTCGGCCTCATGGGCGCCCTCGCCGACGCCGTGCTCGCGGCCGGGGGCGAGGTGGTCGGCGTCATCCCCGGGCCGCTCGCCACCCGCGAGCTCGCACACCCGGGGCTCAGCGAGCTGCGCGTCGTGCCGACCATGCACGAGCGCAAGGCGACGATGGCCCGGCTCTCGGATGCCTTCGTCGCGCTGCCGGGCGGCCTCGGGACGTTCGAGGAGACGCTCGAGGTGCTCACCTGGGCGCAGCTCGGCATCCACGCGAAGCCCGTGGGCGCGCTCGACGTGCAGGGCTACTGGGACGGGCTCCGTCGCATGCTGGCCCACGCGGTCGAGGAGGGATTCGTGCGGCCGGAGTACGCCGCGCTCCTCCTCTGGGGGCGGACGCCCGTGGAGCTCCTCGACCGTCTCGCCGCGTGGCGCCCGCCCGAGTTCACGCGCGCGTGGCTCAGGCCGAGCCAGACCTAG
- a CDS encoding thiol-disulfide oxidoreductase DCC family protein, whose protein sequence is MEQGERRSLAPNVDPDDRVVLFDGVCRLCGAWARFLIRFDRRHAFKLASIQSQEGQAILAWYGLPTDRYETMLLVEGPRLYVKSAAFLNVMRGLPFPWWLAAALGVVPSVLRDWLYDRIALNRYAIFGKFESCMLPTPDHERRFLARNRRGV, encoded by the coding sequence ATGGAGCAGGGCGAGCGTCGGTCGTTGGCGCCGAACGTGGATCCAGATGACCGCGTGGTCCTGTTCGACGGCGTGTGCCGGCTGTGTGGTGCGTGGGCACGATTTCTCATCCGCTTCGATCGAAGGCACGCGTTCAAGCTCGCCTCGATCCAGTCCCAGGAAGGACAGGCCATTCTGGCCTGGTATGGCTTGCCGACGGACCGCTACGAGACGATGCTGTTGGTCGAGGGGCCGCGGCTCTACGTGAAATCGGCGGCATTTCTCAACGTGATGCGCGGTCTGCCGTTTCCCTGGTGGCTCGCCGCCGCGCTTGGGGTCGTGCCGAGTGTCCTGCGAGATTGGCTCTATGACCGCATCGCGCTGAACCGCTATGCCATCTTTGGCAAGTTCGAGTCGTGTATGCTCCCGACGCCGGACCATGAGAGGCGCTTCCTCGCCCGAAACAGGAGGGGCGTATGA
- a CDS encoding ferritin-like domain-containing protein yields MSRPDDLERLTAALRFAYSGELAAARAYRGHWRSVRNPEDRAQILKIENEEWRHRDLVGAMLSRIGAAPSRERERRARRVGRTLGFLCHVVGWLPPMYGAGRLESRNIKEYETAARLAVKAGRPELVDCLLAMAEIEWDHEQYFRSRVQAHRLAPWLPLWPAPPPRSEIRDSFSREMIAMGTAPLGPLRDGAVIAAGR; encoded by the coding sequence ATGAGCAGACCAGACGATCTCGAGCGGCTCACGGCCGCCCTGCGATTCGCCTATTCGGGCGAGCTCGCCGCCGCGCGGGCGTACCGGGGCCATTGGCGATCCGTCCGCAACCCCGAGGACCGCGCGCAGATCCTGAAAATCGAGAACGAAGAGTGGCGTCACCGCGACCTCGTCGGTGCGATGCTCTCCCGGATCGGGGCGGCGCCGTCCCGAGAACGGGAACGACGCGCCCGCAGGGTCGGGCGGACTCTCGGATTTCTCTGTCACGTCGTCGGCTGGCTCCCGCCCATGTACGGTGCCGGCAGGCTCGAGTCCCGCAACATCAAGGAATACGAGACGGCCGCACGCCTGGCCGTGAAAGCGGGCCGGCCGGAGCTCGTGGACTGCCTGCTGGCCATGGCGGAGATCGAATGGGACCACGAGCAGTATTTTCGGTCGCGCGTGCAGGCGCATCGCCTGGCTCCGTGGTTGCCTCTCTGGCCGGCGCCGCCACCGAGGAGTGAGATCCGGGACTCCTTCAGCCGGGAGATGATCGCGATGGGCACGGCGCCTCTCGGGCCGCTGCGGGACGGGGCGGTGATCGCGGCGGGGCGCTAG